One genomic segment of Desulfocapsa sulfexigens DSM 10523 includes these proteins:
- a CDS encoding cadherin-like domain-containing protein — protein MNEDHKTDTTESPDVLPQAEITKINASEYAVDITGCHGLEMETGDLSDLLPGPAVFTALARDRVQTAMEQTLAEAGGSLPVGGKLLLHLNSAGPGAILDIAISAKEEGIMQATLSSTAGTVAQIVVTGAVGSTPLAPIAPLVGIVAGSLVNTGVDWTWGKVTEIKDRGHEDTTDALPSSPETITFNMTSGTLTSDLPLESNLEVVDSLRQQGHIITQLEGSDGIRFTNIQDNPKAEVLYHDDGSPAIILDPDNNWSVEYKEDASGIVYIGTDDNQQTIPFNPNDKITIDYQSDSNIKVSVIDSKGDTPLNNNIENPPPPQTDYHGSNSSGQTTQAFDNYTIQPGDTLSELAKANNTTVENILIFNLEIDNPDQIKAGYEIVIPPEDWEFPLPTPMTDADGNPILLASNDDSFAEHLLRNNQSGTSSSEEEPPQTELEDNTEYWVNPTFTDYLKILVPTYGLYCGPGWFAGERTSREYAPPSENPWVEGVDDVDKCCMTHDFAYEKAENQPNEAALLHEADIQLLEDLGNLPQESIDGLGVYGILYLPLMIELFEAKVVVYDVTHSDKDSSNLSYEEVVGRVAERLDISFEQAETRLQQLENPDLLIADGVPYSQNQTDQIAVTKEESDTVQSEAEAEESEQQIPQADLNKEFLNLMSSESDLRDAINTGNGWDMARTGAGFVSGLDDYADALPGGGDGFLSESNGSEAIVDGIEHGIGFGQAVDEGDGWGIAGNSIDLLRDIESYMDANGGGFLDAEGVGSGATALNIASAGFALADAIEDGDGWGIASSSTELIRGIDQYSDSINLGENTMSGIGSAIGLASNIASFDDVLESGDAVRIAYQTVSTVNNAIMTYNAIAGVVDGLGVISGGLGSVGSLLGTTGSIAGSIPVMSILAIGAQLAMGDVRGAAVTAATTVLMACGPWGWAAAAVLQIANMLMTEDPPSATADFALDENGNVIMDVHGDSDMKESVRAAGSPLIAIIQKYKELGGRVTIDGSLPSLRMEAGKDPEIKYTSEYGGKVVISVADRSRLGLDMRGALYARDRGDRVDDAIKLARDSSGNIDFAKVDASLAAMGFVKRGMTYTYGESWTPRVGVTYGNGVFTGGGNANGPQGQHFVAGDKDIKSLPLTPEQRPSQTVGKLLSAVSLQHNFAGASGLLLAMGLGLDVDQACASAFYGQIEHPETNIDYVKPLDAAALESYLTNGNGPYEQQSAQPTDSNTIPPITDETDLQAILSSQLPGLGSTFDPFAEQSGVSGFSFAKAPALPATSYSNIPEWWQELSASDFYEYFYPDQKPVDVLLTNNILISETDLPSGFEAPPLPEGTSQGVYFSMVQDSSLRFLASSLVQETSYSSSAESYTLLSYGNVQHGTLYEDVNGDLRFAADEGFAGTASFEYTLLGPSGETITRRALIVVEDQNDLPELNPDHFIIYEGDSFYLDQLLTNDSDADGDPITLDHFRGLEHGTITEINNRLLFTPEKGFTGTLNFSYMAHDGTYPQRGEASLTILDENLGPVPTDDRFIILEDHSLTTTVDKLLANDHEYDGETIQLTGVHGARHGQVSMDTSGTVTFIPDADYAGTEAGFSYTVTDQSDNLSTGFAAIEVLDQREAPQVSSTTYPAINEDEPITFCPEEIARFVSDADGDQLHLDFITNIEHGSVVVENGFFKFIPEAGYSGIASFDYQANDSHRGTVQGHLEFEILPVNDPVAMGADSFQTTEETPLLIAVGDLLANDSDPEGGSVHFVSVGDAEHGSVSVDANNNITFTPNSNYFGAEAGFNYTIKDDEGLESTAFVGVEVTGSNDAPEILTDTLSTNEDQAITFDASTIERFLQDVDGDNVTLTGIVNVNGGVVSEENGLYTFTPTPTTMVPLPLITTQAMVMAESSPVPCR, from the coding sequence ATGAATGAAGATCATAAAACAGATACCACAGAATCACCTGATGTTTTGCCCCAGGCTGAGATAACCAAAATCAATGCTTCAGAATATGCTGTTGATATAACTGGTTGTCATGGTTTGGAAATGGAAACAGGGGACCTCTCTGATCTTCTTCCCGGTCCAGCAGTATTTACCGCTCTCGCACGTGATCGAGTACAGACAGCCATGGAACAAACACTGGCTGAAGCTGGAGGCTCATTACCTGTCGGTGGCAAGTTGCTCCTTCATCTTAACAGTGCAGGTCCCGGCGCAATTCTGGATATTGCCATCAGTGCCAAAGAGGAAGGGATAATGCAGGCAACTTTATCGAGTACAGCCGGGACTGTCGCGCAAATTGTTGTGACAGGAGCAGTGGGCAGTACACCGCTTGCACCCATTGCACCGCTGGTCGGTATTGTTGCCGGTAGCCTCGTTAACACCGGTGTGGATTGGACTTGGGGTAAAGTGACTGAGATTAAAGATAGAGGGCATGAAGACACAACAGACGCGCTCCCGTCATCTCCCGAAACAATAACCTTCAACATGACCTCTGGTACCCTGACCAGTGACCTGCCATTGGAAAGCAATCTGGAAGTTGTCGATTCTCTGCGGCAACAGGGACATATCATCACGCAACTGGAGGGTTCCGATGGAATACGGTTCACCAATATCCAGGATAACCCCAAAGCTGAAGTGTTATACCATGATGATGGCTCTCCAGCAATTATACTCGACCCAGACAACAATTGGAGTGTTGAATACAAGGAGGATGCCAGCGGTATCGTTTATATCGGTACAGATGACAATCAACAGACAATTCCTTTCAACCCCAATGACAAAATCACCATTGACTATCAATCTGATTCCAACATTAAAGTCTCCGTCATTGACTCTAAAGGAGATACACCTTTAAATAATAACATTGAGAATCCCCCCCCACCGCAAACAGATTATCATGGCAGCAATAGCTCCGGGCAAACAACGCAAGCTTTTGACAATTACACCATCCAGCCAGGTGATACCCTTTCTGAATTAGCAAAAGCCAATAACACCACAGTAGAAAACATCCTCATTTTTAACCTGGAAATAGATAATCCTGATCAGATTAAAGCTGGTTATGAAATTGTTATCCCACCTGAAGATTGGGAATTCCCTTTGCCTACCCCCATGACCGATGCGGATGGAAACCCAATTTTGCTTGCATCTAATGATGATTCATTTGCAGAGCATTTACTCAGAAACAATCAAAGTGGAACATCAAGCTCTGAAGAGGAGCCACCACAAACGGAGTTAGAAGACAACACTGAATACTGGGTTAATCCGACATTTACAGATTATTTGAAAATTCTTGTTCCAACTTATGGGTTGTATTGCGGCCCAGGTTGGTTTGCTGGGGAGCGGACGAGCAGGGAGTATGCTCCACCGTCTGAAAACCCATGGGTAGAAGGAGTTGATGATGTTGATAAGTGTTGCATGACACATGATTTCGCTTATGAGAAAGCAGAAAACCAACCAAATGAAGCGGCGCTACTGCACGAGGCTGATATACAGCTTCTAGAAGATTTGGGCAATCTTCCCCAAGAAAGTATAGATGGTTTAGGAGTTTACGGTATCCTTTATCTGCCGCTAATGATCGAGTTATTTGAGGCCAAGGTTGTTGTATATGATGTGACTCATTCTGATAAAGACTCGTCAAATCTATCCTATGAGGAGGTTGTTGGTCGAGTAGCTGAGCGTCTTGACATTAGCTTTGAGCAGGCCGAAACACGGTTGCAGCAACTGGAAAATCCAGATTTACTTATAGCGGATGGAGTACCCTATTCTCAGAACCAAACAGACCAGATAGCTGTTACTAAAGAAGAATCTGATACAGTTCAATCTGAAGCAGAAGCAGAAGAATCCGAACAACAAATTCCACAAGCAGATTTAAATAAAGAATTTCTTAATCTCATGAGCTCGGAGAGCGATCTACGGGACGCAATAAACACCGGAAACGGTTGGGATATGGCCCGTACAGGTGCAGGGTTTGTATCCGGCCTTGACGATTATGCCGATGCACTGCCGGGTGGAGGTGACGGGTTTCTGAGTGAATCCAATGGAAGCGAAGCCATAGTAGACGGCATCGAACACGGAATAGGATTCGGGCAGGCAGTAGATGAAGGAGACGGCTGGGGAATTGCCGGCAACAGTATTGATCTTCTGCGTGATATTGAAAGCTATATGGATGCAAACGGCGGCGGTTTTCTCGACGCTGAAGGTGTCGGATCTGGGGCCACCGCACTCAATATCGCCTCCGCTGGATTTGCCTTGGCTGATGCCATTGAAGACGGAGACGGCTGGGGAATTGCCAGTTCTTCTACTGAACTTATACGTGGAATAGATCAGTATTCTGATTCGATAAACCTTGGTGAAAACACCATGAGCGGCATAGGCTCAGCCATAGGCCTTGCCAGCAACATCGCTTCCTTCGATGATGTGCTGGAGTCTGGTGATGCTGTCAGGATTGCCTATCAGACTGTCAGTACCGTTAATAACGCCATAATGACCTACAATGCCATCGCGGGTGTTGTAGACGGTTTAGGTGTCATCAGCGGTGGCCTTGGCAGCGTAGGCAGTCTGCTGGGCACCACCGGCAGTATCGCCGGTAGCATTCCCGTTATGTCCATCCTAGCCATAGGCGCCCAACTAGCTATGGGTGATGTAAGGGGTGCGGCGGTCACCGCTGCAACCACAGTCCTAATGGCCTGTGGCCCCTGGGGATGGGCAGCGGCAGCAGTCCTTCAGATAGCCAATATGCTGATGACCGAAGATCCCCCTTCAGCCACAGCCGACTTCGCCCTCGATGAAAACGGCAACGTAATTATGGATGTCCATGGCGATTCTGATATGAAAGAGAGCGTGCGAGCAGCAGGCTCCCCACTCATTGCCATAATCCAGAAATACAAAGAATTGGGAGGCAGGGTTACCATCGATGGTAGTTTACCATCCCTGCGCATGGAAGCAGGAAAAGACCCGGAGATTAAATACACCTCTGAGTATGGCGGTAAAGTAGTGATCAGTGTAGCTGACAGATCACGCTTAGGGTTGGATATGCGCGGTGCCCTCTACGCAAGAGACCGTGGCGACAGGGTAGACGATGCCATTAAACTTGCCCGTGACAGTAGCGGCAATATAGATTTTGCGAAGGTAGACGCGAGCCTTGCCGCCATGGGCTTTGTGAAACGGGGCATGACCTATACCTATGGGGAATCCTGGACTCCCCGGGTAGGGGTTACCTACGGCAACGGTGTGTTTACAGGAGGCGGCAACGCCAACGGCCCCCAGGGGCAGCACTTTGTCGCCGGTGATAAGGATATCAAATCCCTGCCCCTGACCCCGGAGCAACGCCCCTCACAAACCGTCGGAAAGCTCCTTTCTGCCGTCAGTCTGCAACATAACTTTGCAGGGGCTTCAGGGCTGCTGCTGGCCATGGGCTTGGGCCTTGATGTCGATCAGGCCTGTGCCTCTGCCTTTTATGGACAGATAGAACACCCGGAAACCAATATAGATTATGTAAAACCGCTGGATGCGGCTGCCCTTGAAAGTTACCTGACAAACGGGAATGGCCCCTACGAACAGCAAAGTGCGCAGCCCACGGACAGTAACACTATTCCCCCTATCACTGACGAGACAGACCTGCAGGCGATCCTCTCTTCGCAGCTACCCGGCCTTGGCAGCACCTTCGATCCCTTTGCGGAACAGAGCGGCGTATCCGGTTTCTCCTTTGCAAAGGCACCCGCACTACCCGCCACTTCCTATTCCAATATCCCTGAGTGGTGGCAGGAATTATCCGCAAGCGATTTTTACGAGTACTTTTATCCCGACCAGAAACCGGTTGATGTACTCCTTACCAATAACATCCTGATAAGCGAGACGGATCTGCCTTCCGGTTTTGAAGCACCTCCACTTCCTGAAGGCACCAGCCAGGGAGTCTACTTTTCCATGGTGCAGGATTCAAGCCTTCGCTTTCTGGCAAGCAGCCTTGTTCAGGAAACATCGTACAGTTCGTCTGCAGAATCCTACACCCTTCTTTCTTACGGCAACGTACAACACGGCACACTGTACGAAGATGTTAATGGAGATCTGCGTTTTGCGGCGGACGAGGGCTTTGCAGGAACGGCCTCCTTTGAATACACCTTACTTGGCCCAAGTGGAGAAACCATCACCCGTCGTGCCTTAATCGTGGTTGAAGATCAAAACGACCTGCCGGAACTGAACCCGGATCATTTCATCATTTATGAAGGAGACTCCTTTTATCTGGATCAACTGCTTACCAATGACAGCGATGCCGATGGCGATCCAATCACCCTTGATCATTTTCGTGGTCTTGAACATGGGACAATTACTGAGATAAATAACCGTTTACTCTTCACTCCCGAAAAGGGTTTCACCGGAACCCTGAATTTCAGTTATATGGCCCACGACGGTACCTACCCGCAAAGGGGAGAGGCCAGCCTCACCATACTTGATGAAAATCTCGGTCCAGTACCCACCGACGACAGGTTTATTATCCTCGAAGATCACTCCCTGACAACCACGGTAGACAAACTCCTGGCCAATGACCACGAATACGACGGAGAAACAATCCAGTTGACAGGGGTCCATGGTGCCAGACACGGCCAGGTAAGCATGGATACGAGCGGTACTGTCACCTTTATCCCGGATGCTGATTATGCGGGAACCGAAGCGGGATTTTCTTACACCGTCACGGATCAGTCCGACAATCTCAGCACCGGCTTTGCCGCCATTGAAGTCCTGGACCAGCGGGAAGCGCCCCAGGTAAGCAGCACTACCTACCCCGCAATCAACGAAGACGAACCCATCACCTTCTGCCCGGAAGAGATTGCCAGGTTTGTAAGCGATGCCGATGGCGATCAGTTGCATCTCGATTTCATCACCAATATTGAGCACGGCAGTGTTGTTGTAGAAAACGGCTTCTTCAAGTTTATCCCCGAAGCAGGATATTCCGGCATCGCATCGTTTGACTATCAGGCCAATGACAGCCATCGGGGCACGGTGCAGGGTCACCTTGAGTTTGAGATATTGCCGGTCAATGATCCCGTTGCCATGGGTGCAGACAGTTTTCAGACCACGGAGGAAACACCGCTGTTAATTGCCGTTGGAGATCTGCTGGCAAACGACAGTGATCCGGAAGGAGGATCTGTACATTTTGTCTCGGTGGGTGATGCTGAGCATGGGAGCGTCTCAGTTGACGCGAACAACAACATCACTTTTACCCCCAACTCCAACTACTTTGGCGCCGAAGCCGGATTCAATTACACGATTAAGGATGATGAAGGTCTTGAATCAACTGCTTTTGTCGGCGTGGAGGTGACAGGAAGCAATGATGCTCCGGAGATCCTCACAGACACTCTATCCACAAACGAAGATCAGGCCATCACCTTTGATGCTTCAACCATTGAACGCTTTCTTCAGGACGTGGATGGAGACAATGTAACCCTCACGGGTATCGTAAACGTCAATGGCGGAGTGGTGAGTGAAGAGAACGGTTTATATACTTTTACCCCCACGCCAACTACCATGGTGCCGCTTCCCTTGATTACAACGCAAGCGATGGTAATGGCGGAATCGTCACCGGTACCCTGCAGATAG
- a CDS encoding TolB-like translocation protein: MRNVRQPEMMSGLALSPDGQTMAFSYQYYGLDKERHTRTIGFYDFASEKFSLFETPKNQGWSKPSYSWDGTKLVFTISQVTEKGLHWDKKKFAIMDLSDFSYEIITPDWGMRFWPTFSPDAKRILYKKPAEIRNRGKTRYKHWDIWEMDIGGEERTQLTFYKYYQLGNCFYLPDGEKIIFSGLYPLSINSEESDAFYNKYWDNMIFIIDRLNVPDALDLEPFIEIESYHKNYKFSKLVGITKHEEILYKAITNGIDKKQGLDPGKKGFNYDLFIKQRDGKNNRLTMMKSYIADAAISLDGSRVIFQDDKDRNRILSYWSINSDGTDLFEIKLPQQQKEWQSLKPKNLQAIDQGIASPERD, encoded by the coding sequence GTGAGAAATGTACGCCAACCCGAAATGATGAGTGGACTGGCATTATCGCCGGATGGACAGACAATGGCATTCTCTTACCAATATTACGGGTTGGACAAAGAGCGCCACACCAGAACCATCGGTTTTTATGATTTTGCCAGTGAAAAGTTCTCCCTATTTGAAACGCCGAAAAATCAAGGCTGGAGCAAACCATCTTACTCATGGGACGGAACGAAGCTGGTTTTCACAATCAGTCAGGTTACCGAAAAGGGATTGCACTGGGATAAAAAGAAGTTTGCCATAATGGATTTGAGTGATTTCAGCTATGAAATCATTACCCCTGATTGGGGAATGCGATTTTGGCCCACCTTTTCTCCTGATGCAAAACGTATTCTCTACAAAAAGCCAGCCGAAATTCGCAATAGGGGGAAGACCCGTTATAAGCATTGGGATATCTGGGAGATGGATATTGGTGGAGAGGAAAGGACACAGTTGACTTTTTATAAGTATTATCAATTGGGAAATTGTTTTTATTTACCTGATGGTGAGAAAATTATTTTCTCAGGATTATACCCACTGTCAATAAACAGCGAGGAGTCTGATGCGTTTTATAATAAATATTGGGATAATATGATATTTATCATCGACAGATTAAACGTACCCGACGCACTAGATTTAGAACCTTTCATTGAGATTGAGAGTTATCATAAGAACTATAAATTCTCCAAATTGGTTGGAATTACAAAACATGAGGAGATACTGTATAAAGCCATAACAAACGGAATAGATAAGAAACAGGGATTAGATCCAGGGAAAAAAGGCTTTAATTATGATTTGTTTATTAAGCAACGTGATGGAAAAAACAACCGTCTAACGATGATGAAAAGTTATATTGCTGATGCCGCAATATCTCTAGATGGCTCAAGAGTGATTTTCCAGGATGATAAAGACCGTAATAGAATTTTAAGCTACTGGAGCATTAACAGTGACGGTACAGACCTGTTCGAAATCAAACTCCCTCAGCAACAGAAAGAGTGGCAGTCTTTAAAGCCAAAAAACTTACAGGCTATTGACCAAGGTATAGCGTCACCAGAAAGAGATTAA
- a CDS encoding lipase family protein has product MAITIKNDLALSILSYESTDKLAESKLWQEMSSDGWEHLGHSSEFFKNDNIEPPTNGFEAQVFRSPEGEVVIAYTGTNGIDDLDDDALLWLGGKPPQQGSAKELADLIIKSEGIDTLHVTGHSLGGHLAQVVTTFLKEKYSNSVSITGGAFNVPGIGEADEQDPDFYNINGDSDLVHHSGGEHLGGSVIIDSSVSLLRLLTAHSSEELYNEMLSRYPELGEISAKEFASWDSEQQNEFVSSAFNVSQEEMRAIIQQAAVEREAELDLMSSQIALRDAINSGDGLDIAREGAGYLSSLDNRNDVFLNDNNPATEDGFLEQSGEAILNGIEHGIGLGQAIDDGDGWEIAGNSIDLLRDIEGYLDANGGGFFDVEGVGSGATALTIASSGLALAEAIEDGDGWGIASSTTSLLQGVDNYVEGGIGVGGETLAGVGSAIGLAANIASFDDVLESGDALNIAYTTASTVNNAIGVYNAIVGSTNAIASNIPIISIIAIGTQLAMGDVRGAAVTALTTAALCIPVYGWAVAAAIQIVNLVAGGDDPPSATADFALDENGNVIMDVHGDSDMKDSVQAAASPLVAIIQNYKKLGGRVTIDGSLPSLRMEAGKDPEIKYTSEYGGKVVISVADRSRLGLDMRGALYARDRGDRVDDAIKTARDSNGNINFAKVDAALAAMGFSKRGMTYTYGESWTPRIGFTYGNGVFTGGGNANGPQGQHFVAGDKDIKSLPLTPEQRPSQTVGKLLSAVSLQHNFAGASGLLLAMGLGLDVDQACASAFYGQIEHPETNPDYVKPLDAAALERYLTNGNGPYEQQGAQSTDSNSIPPITDEADLQAILSSQIPGLGSTFDPFADQSGVSGF; this is encoded by the coding sequence ATGGCTATTACAATAAAAAATGATCTGGCTTTAAGCATTTTAAGCTACGAAAGTACAGATAAACTGGCCGAGTCCAAACTCTGGCAGGAAATGTCATCAGATGGTTGGGAACACCTTGGGCACAGTAGTGAATTCTTCAAAAACGATAATATTGAACCACCAACCAACGGCTTTGAAGCACAGGTATTCAGATCACCGGAAGGTGAAGTTGTAATCGCATATACAGGTACCAACGGTATCGATGACCTGGATGATGATGCACTCTTGTGGTTGGGTGGAAAGCCTCCGCAACAAGGTAGTGCAAAGGAGCTTGCTGACCTGATAATTAAATCCGAAGGGATAGATACATTACATGTAACCGGACATTCACTGGGTGGTCATCTTGCACAGGTGGTAACAACTTTTCTAAAAGAAAAATATAGTAATTCTGTTTCAATAACTGGAGGCGCATTCAACGTACCAGGTATCGGGGAGGCAGACGAACAGGATCCTGATTTCTATAATATCAATGGAGACTCAGATCTAGTCCATCATTCAGGTGGTGAACACCTTGGGGGAAGCGTTATCATAGACAGCAGTGTTTCTTTGCTTCGTCTCTTAACCGCTCATAGCTCTGAAGAATTGTATAATGAGATGTTGTCACGCTACCCGGAACTAGGAGAAATATCAGCCAAAGAATTTGCATCATGGGACAGTGAACAGCAGAATGAGTTTGTTTCTTCAGCCTTCAATGTAAGCCAAGAAGAAATGAGGGCAATTATACAGCAAGCAGCCGTAGAACGAGAAGCCGAACTGGATCTGATGAGTTCTCAAATAGCTCTTCGTGATGCAATCAATTCTGGTGATGGCTTGGACATCGCTCGTGAAGGTGCTGGCTATCTCTCCAGTTTAGATAATCGTAACGATGTTTTCTTGAATGATAACAACCCTGCGACTGAAGACGGATTCCTGGAACAATCTGGAGAAGCAATACTCAACGGCATCGAACACGGTATCGGCCTCGGCCAGGCCATAGATGATGGTGATGGTTGGGAGATTGCCGGAAACAGTATTGATCTTCTGCGTGATATAGAAGGGTATCTGGATGCAAACGGCGGCGGTTTTTTTGACGTTGAAGGAGTTGGATCAGGAGCCACCGCACTTACTATCGCCTCCTCCGGTCTTGCTTTAGCTGAGGCTATTGAAGACGGGGATGGCTGGGGGATAGCCAGTTCCACAACCTCACTGTTACAAGGGGTAGATAACTATGTTGAGGGAGGTATCGGCGTAGGCGGTGAAACTCTTGCTGGAGTTGGCTCAGCCATTGGCCTTGCCGCTAATATAGCCTCCTTTGATGATGTACTGGAATCGGGTGATGCCCTGAATATTGCCTACACCACTGCCAGTACCGTCAACAATGCCATTGGTGTCTACAATGCAATTGTGGGCAGCACTAATGCCATTGCCAGCAACATCCCCATAATATCTATTATTGCCATAGGTACACAGCTAGCTATGGGCGATGTAAGAGGTGCTGCTGTTACTGCATTAACAACTGCTGCACTCTGTATTCCCGTATATGGCTGGGCAGTAGCTGCCGCAATCCAGATCGTCAATCTTGTAGCAGGGGGAGATGATCCCCCCTCAGCCACAGCCGACTTCGCCCTCGATGAAAACGGCAACGTAATCATGGATGTCCATGGCGATTCGGATATGAAGGACAGCGTGCAAGCAGCAGCTTCCCCTCTCGTTGCCATCATCCAGAATTATAAAAAGCTAGGAGGCAGGGTTACCATCGATGGTAGTCTACCATCCCTGCGCATGGAAGCAGGAAAAGACCCGGAGATTAAATACACCTCTGAGTATGGCGGTAAAGTAGTGATCAGTGTAGCTGACAGATCACGCTTAGGGTTGGATATGCGCGGTGCCCTCTACGCAAGAGACCGTGGCGACAGAGTTGATGATGCTATTAAAACTGCAAGAGACAGCAACGGGAATATAAATTTTGCTAAAGTGGATGCAGCACTAGCTGCCATGGGCTTTAGCAAACGGGGCATGACCTATACCTACGGGGAATCCTGGACTCCTCGCATAGGATTCACTTACGGCAACGGAGTATTCACAGGAGGCGGCAACGCCAACGGCCCCCAGGGGCAGCACTTTGTCGCCGGTGATAAGGATATCAAATCCCTGCCCCTGACCCCGGAGCAACGCCCCTCACAAACCGTCGGAAAGCTCCTTTCTGCCGTCAGTCTGCAACATAACTTTGCAGGGGCTTCAGGGCTGCTGCTGGCCATGGGACTGGGCCTTGATGTGGATCAGGCCTGTGCCTCTGCCTTTTATGGACAGATAGAACACCCGGAAACCAATCCAGACTATGTAAAACCTCTGGATGCTGCTGCCCTTGAACGTTACCTGACAAACGGGAATGGCCCCTATGAACAGCAAGGTGCGCAGTCCACGGACAGTAACAGTATTCCCCCAATCACTGATGAGGCAGACCTGCAGGCGATCCTCTCTTCGCAGATCCCCGGCCTTGGCAGCACCTTCGATCCCTTTGCAGATCAGAGCGGTGTATCCGGTTTCTAA
- a CDS encoding WD40 repeat domain-containing protein has protein sequence MDTKHIRRMAVMKCETGHSCDDMTIHPSGRFLACTSEVHDKVFVFDIKKHQLIKTLVKDYKLFSSYLAYSTDGKYLIGQSQVVKGQHKLRVWDVGNNYSLYSDEMPLFPTGNRLYATPDNRLYSWHFLSLRGNKEPKIYFYTVPDMKQSGYLEAYENPEKVSISPDGKYMVDAWMDFGKIGVRGKKGDVHSYLRIWQYPEIVLKKQLKDVAFGPPASFAWTSDSSYFLYGSNATDKDVSYRIYHQSMKLFDVETHEIVETIGPMDTSPIMLGFLDNEQYVIALTNKRTLDIWDRKDGKRIDRYKFPKGWAFDGLQNPVNKNQIAYNHKDEIWIMEVHDLR, from the coding sequence ATGGACACAAAACATATACGTAGAATGGCGGTTATGAAATGCGAAACTGGCCATTCTTGTGATGATATGACTATTCACCCTTCAGGCAGGTTTCTTGCCTGTACATCTGAGGTACATGATAAGGTGTTTGTTTTTGATATCAAAAAACATCAATTGATCAAAACCCTAGTCAAAGATTATAAGCTTTTCTCGTCGTATCTAGCCTACTCAACAGATGGTAAATATCTAATTGGTCAATCTCAAGTTGTGAAGGGGCAGCATAAGCTTCGAGTTTGGGATGTTGGGAATAATTATTCGCTTTATTCAGATGAAATGCCTCTTTTTCCTACTGGAAACCGACTGTACGCAACTCCTGATAATCGTTTGTATTCTTGGCATTTTCTTTCATTGAGGGGTAATAAAGAACCAAAAATTTATTTTTATACTGTCCCCGACATGAAACAAAGTGGGTACTTAGAGGCTTATGAAAATCCCGAAAAAGTATCCATTAGCCCAGATGGGAAATATATGGTTGATGCCTGGATGGATTTCGGGAAAATAGGAGTCAGGGGTAAAAAAGGTGATGTGCACTCATATCTTCGAATATGGCAATATCCTGAAATTGTATTAAAAAAACAATTAAAAGACGTTGCCTTTGGCCCGCCGGCATCCTTTGCCTGGACCTCAGATAGCAGTTATTTTTTGTATGGATCCAATGCGACGGACAAGGATGTCAGTTATAGAATATACCACCAATCGATGAAACTTTTTGATGTTGAAACGCATGAAATAGTTGAAACCATCGGTCCGATGGATACCTCTCCAATAATGCTGGGTTTTCTCGATAATGAACAATATGTCATTGCATTAACAAACAAACGCACACTGGACATCTGGGATAGAAAAGATGGCAAACGGATAGATCGTTACAAGTTTCCTAAAGGATGGGCTTTTGACGGTCTGCAAAATCCAGTTAATAAAAATCAGATTGCATATAATCATAAAGATGAAATTTGGATAATGGAAGTACATGACTTGCGTTGA